Genomic segment of Pseudothermotoga hypogea DSM 11164 = NBRC 106472:
TGTTTCTACTCATCACTCAACTCTGTTTTGCGGTCACCTTAGTGACCAACGTTCCGAACGTCGAGGTGAGGCTCGGTTCAGTCTTGCTGGGCGTGACCGACAGAAGCGGCGTGGCGCAGATCGATGTGAGCCTTCCCGCGACGCTCACGCTCGCCAAACCTGGTTATCTGACCAGATCGGTCTATCTGGAAGATCCAGAGAAAACTTACTTCGTCGCTTTGATCGCGTCTGCCAATTTGCAAATCAGCACCACACCGAGCGGTGCTTCGGTGTGGATCAACAAAAAGCTGGTGGGTCAGACCCCGCTCGAAGTGGATCTGGAACCGAAAGAATACGAGATCGAGGTGCACAAAGAAGGATTCTGCAGAATCAGAAGGTCCGTTTCTTTACAGGCACGCGAGGGAGAGAAACTGCACTTCGAACTTACAAGCGTTCCAACCGTGCGGCTAACATCGAAACCGTCTGCGAAGCTCTGGGTGGATGGAACGTTCGTGGGTGAAACTCCAATCGATCTGAAACTCACGGTCGGTGAACACGAGGTGAGGTTGGAAAGAACCGACTTTCTGTCACTGTTTCAAACCATCCACGTTTCAGACCACGATCTTCAGCATTTCGAATTCTTTCTCGAACCCAGTGCAAAACTGCTCGTTCAGGCGAATCCTCCCCATGCGGTAGTGGAAGTTGAAGGTCTCAGACAGAGACAACCTGCCAGCTTTGTTGATCTTCCTGTCGGCATGAACACGATTCTGGTGAGGGGCATGGGTTACGAAGAGAAGCGGATCGAATTCGATCTCAAACAGGGTCAGAACTTTCTGTTCGTTTCGCTCGAGCCGAGGGTCTTTCAACTCGACATCGTCGTACCGGAGGAAGCCGTGATCTTCGTCGATGGAAAGAGCGTCGGAAGGGGCCCGACCGGCGTTCGACTCGCCCAGACGGTCCATCTGGTCGAAGCCCGTTGGGGAGAAAAACGGTGGATGGGACTGGTGGACCTCACGGAAGACAAAAAGATCGAAGCGAACTTCGATGTCGCTACCGTTTTGCCCTTGGGAGATAGAAACACACTCTACACGGTGGAAGGAATCATCTATAGGCCTCCGTCGTTGATCTATCTTCCTGAAGGATTTCACACCATCAAGATGAACGAGAAAGAGAGAACGATCGAGTTCGAAGCTGGAAAACTTTACAGTTTCTCTCCCGAAGAACTGGGCTATCTGTGCATCTTCAGCGACAGCGTTGTGGAATGTTTTGTGAATTCGGAATTCGTAGGTCTTTCGCCTGTGTTATTCTATCCAGTGAAACCGAGCGTTTTGAGGGTGAGCGTCACGGGCTGGGAAAAGGACGTGCTCGTCGAACCAGCGAAGGTGAGCCATGTGAGAGTGGGAGGTGATTGAAGTGAAGAGGATGACCATACTGGTAGTTTTTCTGATCGCATGTTCGTCGATCGCTCAGGTGAACATCAGGGACGTCTCTCCTGTTTTGGACATCTACACGCCCGTTTCGTTCGTCGTCGAAAACAAGATCATGGAACTGGATGAGAACGGTAACTTCAGAGGAGGATTGTTGACCACCCGGTTCGATATTGCGCAGTACATATACAGAACGATCAAGAACTTTCAACTGGATGAGCTTTCGAAAAAATTCTCAGCCCTTGAGGAGACTCAAAAGGAAGTTTCCGCGAAAATGTCTGGTATCGAAGCGGCCTACAGGACTTACGATCAAAGGTTGAGGGAACTCGAGACCGCCACGGTGAATCTGCAGAGTCAGCTGGACAAGCTCTCACAGGAACTCTTCGCTCAAGTTCAGAAACAACTCTTGGATTACATCAAGTCTCAAGAGAATCAGCTCGCCAAGATCGATGCATTGACTGCAAGGCTCGACGCCGTTGAGAAGTTGAACTCGGAACTGTTCAAACAGATGCAAGCACAACAGAGCGACCTCAACAATGTTTTGAACGAACAGGTAAGCATCAAGAACCAGATTCTGAGCCTGTCACAACAACTTTCCGCACTGAAGAGCTCTGTGGAGTCCCTCGCCAAGAAGTTGGACCAGACGTCCGCAGAACTGGCAAGCCTCAAAGATTCGACGAAGAACGAGTTTGCCGCGTTCACCAGTTTGATCGATCAGAAGATATCGTCCTCAGAAAATAGATTGAACGTCACGCTCAAGAGCCTTCAGAACGAGCTCGCTTTGCAAAAGAAGGAACTGACGGACAGGATTGAAGAGTCCAACAGACTGAAACTTCAGATTCAGGATCTTCAAAAGAGACTGACCACGCTCGAGAGCTTCGCATCGAAACAACAGATTCAGGAACTGAAGGATCAGATCGACGGCTTGGCCGAGAAAACGTCGAAGATAGAGCAAGAGTTGAGGAATCTTGAAAGCAACTTGGCCTCGCTGGACTTGTCGAGATTGCAGAGGAGGATAGAGGAGCTCGAGGCGAAAAACAAGAGCTTGGAGTCCAACCTGAACATGGCTTACATAGTGGGCGCTGCGGGGATCGCGATCGGATTGCTCGCGATCATCCTCGGTTTGGGAGGAAAGTGAGAGATGATGAAGAAAAATCTTTTGATCGTCCTGCTTCTGTGTCTGTTCATCACGAGCTTTGCCAAGACCGTGCACATCGTGTCGAACTACGTCAAACCGGAGAAAGACAGGGCCTACTACGAGGGGAACGTGAAGGTTCGCGTCGAGGAAGACAAGTTGACGCTTCTGTGTCAATCCATGCTCGTGACCAAGTTGCAAAACGAATGGAGATTGATCGACGCAACGTCAACCTTCATAGAGTTCGAAAGCGGTCAAGCGACGGCAACGAACCTGAAGTATGATTTGAAGACCAAAACGGGCACGTTGATGGGCAACGTTCAGGCAAAGATAACAGACGAGGAAAGTTCCGATGAAGTTCAGCTGTTCGCCGAGAAACTGTCCATCGATCTGGACGGAAACGTGTTTCAAACGGACAAGCCTGTCCGTGTGATCAAAGGCAACATCGAGGCTTCTGCGAACGGTTTGTTCTACAATAGAAAGCTCGGCCTGATCAAACTAACCGGTTCGGTCGTTCTCGTGGACCATGAAAAGAACCTGAAGATGTGGGCGGATGCGGTGGAGATCAAAACGGCGAACGATGAGATGACTGCGACGAACGCGAAGGTGGAGCTCGTTGTGGAGGAGTGATGGAGCTTGCTGGACATACGTCTGTTCAGGGAAGATCCAGAAAGAGTGAAGAACGCTCTGAAAAGCAGAAACCAAGACACCGCCATCGTGGATGAGATCGTCTCTTTGGACACCAAAGTGAGGCAACTGACCAACGAAGTGAACCAACTCAGGGCGCAGAGGAACAACCTTTCCAAACGCGTCGCGCAAGCGAAGGCGCGCGGTGATGAACAAGAAGCAACGCAGTTGATGGAGGAAGCAAAAGGCGTAGGCGAGCGCATAGACGCGATCGAAAAAGAACTCGACGAGGTGAAACAGAAACTCGACAGACTCATGCTCTACGTGCCGAACATTCCGCACGAGTCTGTCCCAGTCGGACCGGACGAAACACACAACGTCGAGGTCAGGAGATGGGGTGAACCGAGGAAGTTCGATTTCGAAGTGAAGCCACACTGGGACCTTGGTCCACAGCTGGGGTTGATGGATTTCGACAGGGCCGCGAAACTGTCTGGTTCGCGCTTCACGATCATGTACTCGGCGTTCGCAAGGCTCGAACGCGCGCTGATCAATTTCATGCTCGATCTCCACACGAAGGAGCACGGTTACACCGAAGTCTGGGTGCCGCACCTCGTCAAGCGCAGCACGATGACCGTCACGGGGCAACTTCCAAAGTTCGAAGAGGAAGCGTACAGGATTGATTCGGACGATCTGTTCCTCATACCCACCGCCGAAGTCCCATTGGTGGCGCTCAGGGCGGACGAAATCCTTGAAGAAAAACAACTTCCACTCCTCTACACAGCTTACACACCCTGTTACAGGAGAGAAGCGGGCAGTTACGGCAAAGATGTGCGTGGCATGATAAGACAGCACCAGTTCGACAAGGTTGAGCTCGTGTGGCTGACAACTCCACAGCGTTCCTTCGAAGACCTTGAAACGCTCGTTCACCACGCGGAAGAGGTACTACGAAGATTGGAACTACCTTACAGGGTTGTCTTGCTGTGCACGGGCGACATGGGCTTCGGCGCTGCGAAGACGTACGATCTGGAGGTTTGGCTACCATCTTACAACGCCTACAAAGAGATATCTTCGTGCAGCAACGATGCGGATTTCCAAGCCAGGAGAGGAAACATTCGTTACAGAAGAAGGGATGGCAAACTCGACTACGTTCACACGCTCAACGGTTCTGGCGTGGCGATCGGAAGAACGCTCGTCGCGATCGTGGAGAACTACCAGAGGCCCGATGGGAGAATAGATGTTCCCAAAGCTTTGCAACCTTATCTGGGTTGCGAGGTGATTCCCTGATTGCCCCACCTTTTTTACGGAAAGTTGAAAGATGGAGAGATCGTCCTCGACGAGCACGAGACACAGCACTTGAAGGTTGTGAGAATCAAGGAAAATGAAGAGATACTCGTCACGGACGGAGAGGGAAAACTCTATCGCTGTCGTGTTCTGAAGATAGGCAAGGATGAATCGATCGTTAGAGTCGTCGAGTCTAAAGAGAAGAGGGAAAAGATACTTCCGCTGACGTTGTGTATAGCTTCACAGCGCTGGGAAAGACTCAGATGGCTTTTGGAAAAGGCTGTTGAACTTGGTATGGCGAGACTGCTGATCTACAAACCAAACAGGGGCAGATCTTACGCCGACAAGCTGGACAAGCTGAACCTCGTGATCCGAAATGCGGCCAAACAGTGTGCCAGATGCCATTTTCCAGAGCTTGTGGTCTTGGACAATTTTGATCTTCCTGTTGAACCATCGAGAACGTTCGTGCTCCATCGATCTGGTGAACCACTGACGATCTCTCGTGCGAAGTATTTCAACAACATCGTCGTCGGTCCGGAAGGAGATTTCACAGA
This window contains:
- a CDS encoding PEGA domain-containing protein encodes the protein MQKPLILFLLITQLCFAVTLVTNVPNVEVRLGSVLLGVTDRSGVAQIDVSLPATLTLAKPGYLTRSVYLEDPEKTYFVALIASANLQISTTPSGASVWINKKLVGQTPLEVDLEPKEYEIEVHKEGFCRIRRSVSLQAREGEKLHFELTSVPTVRLTSKPSAKLWVDGTFVGETPIDLKLTVGEHEVRLERTDFLSLFQTIHVSDHDLQHFEFFLEPSAKLLVQANPPHAVVEVEGLRQRQPASFVDLPVGMNTILVRGMGYEEKRIEFDLKQGQNFLFVSLEPRVFQLDIVVPEEAVIFVDGKSVGRGPTGVRLAQTVHLVEARWGEKRWMGLVDLTEDKKIEANFDVATVLPLGDRNTLYTVEGIIYRPPSLIYLPEGFHTIKMNEKERTIEFEAGKLYSFSPEELGYLCIFSDSVVECFVNSEFVGLSPVLFYPVKPSVLRVSVTGWEKDVLVEPAKVSHVRVGGD
- a CDS encoding 16S rRNA (uracil(1498)-N(3))-methyltransferase gives rise to the protein MPHLFYGKLKDGEIVLDEHETQHLKVVRIKENEEILVTDGEGKLYRCRVLKIGKDESIVRVVESKEKREKILPLTLCIASQRWERLRWLLEKAVELGMARLLIYKPNRGRSYADKLDKLNLVIRNAAKQCARCHFPELVVLDNFDLPVEPSRTFVLHRSGEPLTISRAKYFNNIVVGPEGDFTDVELNVLRSKYTLFSLGETIFRFETAALLVMGLMYFLNDPLEEG
- the serS gene encoding serine--tRNA ligase → MLDIRLFREDPERVKNALKSRNQDTAIVDEIVSLDTKVRQLTNEVNQLRAQRNNLSKRVAQAKARGDEQEATQLMEEAKGVGERIDAIEKELDEVKQKLDRLMLYVPNIPHESVPVGPDETHNVEVRRWGEPRKFDFEVKPHWDLGPQLGLMDFDRAAKLSGSRFTIMYSAFARLERALINFMLDLHTKEHGYTEVWVPHLVKRSTMTVTGQLPKFEEEAYRIDSDDLFLIPTAEVPLVALRADEILEEKQLPLLYTAYTPCYRREAGSYGKDVRGMIRQHQFDKVELVWLTTPQRSFEDLETLVHHAEEVLRRLELPYRVVLLCTGDMGFGAAKTYDLEVWLPSYNAYKEISSCSNDADFQARRGNIRYRRRDGKLDYVHTLNGSGVAIGRTLVAIVENYQRPDGRIDVPKALQPYLGCEVIP
- a CDS encoding coiled-coil domain-containing protein, which encodes MKRMTILVVFLIACSSIAQVNIRDVSPVLDIYTPVSFVVENKIMELDENGNFRGGLLTTRFDIAQYIYRTIKNFQLDELSKKFSALEETQKEVSAKMSGIEAAYRTYDQRLRELETATVNLQSQLDKLSQELFAQVQKQLLDYIKSQENQLAKIDALTARLDAVEKLNSELFKQMQAQQSDLNNVLNEQVSIKNQILSLSQQLSALKSSVESLAKKLDQTSAELASLKDSTKNEFAAFTSLIDQKISSSENRLNVTLKSLQNELALQKKELTDRIEESNRLKLQIQDLQKRLTTLESFASKQQIQELKDQIDGLAEKTSKIEQELRNLESNLASLDLSRLQRRIEELEAKNKSLESNLNMAYIVGAAGIAIGLLAIILGLGGK
- the lptC gene encoding LPS export ABC transporter periplasmic protein LptC, with the translated sequence MKKNLLIVLLLCLFITSFAKTVHIVSNYVKPEKDRAYYEGNVKVRVEEDKLTLLCQSMLVTKLQNEWRLIDATSTFIEFESGQATATNLKYDLKTKTGTLMGNVQAKITDEESSDEVQLFAEKLSIDLDGNVFQTDKPVRVIKGNIEASANGLFYNRKLGLIKLTGSVVLVDHEKNLKMWADAVEIKTANDEMTATNAKVELVVEE